One genomic segment of Pseudomonadota bacterium includes these proteins:
- a CDS encoding prepilin-type N-terminal cleavage/methylation domain-containing protein — MFKRELLLKKGFALIELSIVMVLIGLIVASVVGGQALVKQAKLRNLISDVNQVKTAMNSFKLQYNALPGDIRNIQSYYPSIQNGNGNRVMEHNTNEPDGFWEVLQVENLYTKYVVGPTPEFLRTNEATPFGQGVYYRIARSDDNVYGSSINQWHLQIGDITSSNNALHQYVTTKDTISIDTKLDDGLAGDGWIKASRNEATRFDSGCIIENNFFKNLTSATYDYSDDVGKCLIFFEVH, encoded by the coding sequence ATGTTTAAAAGAGAGTTGTTATTAAAAAAAGGTTTTGCCCTGATAGAATTATCTATAGTTATGGTTCTTATAGGGCTGATTGTTGCAAGTGTGGTTGGTGGACAAGCACTCGTAAAACAGGCAAAGCTGCGGAACTTAATTTCAGATGTGAATCAAGTAAAAACAGCAATGAACTCGTTTAAACTACAATATAATGCCTTACCGGGTGACATAAGGAATATACAATCTTACTATCCTTCAATACAAAACGGTAACGGAAATAGGGTAATGGAACATAACACTAATGAACCGGATGGTTTTTGGGAAGTTTTGCAAGTAGAAAACCTTTATACAAAATATGTTGTCGGCCCGACTCCTGAATTTTTAAGAACAAATGAGGCGACGCCTTTTGGACAAGGAGTTTATTATCGCATAGCTCGTAGCGATGATAATGTCTATGGTAGTAGTATAAATCAATGGCATTTACAAATTGGAGATATTACGTCTTCAAATAATGCATTACATCAATATGTAACAACAAAAGATACTATTAGCATAGATACAAAACTTGATGATGGTTTGGCTGGTGATGGTTGGATCAAGGCAAGTAGAAACGAAGCTACAAGATTTGATAGTGGCTGTATTATAGAAAATAACTTTTTTAAGAACTTAACCTCGGCAACTTACGACTATTCTGATGACGTGGGAAAATGTCTGATATTTTTTGAAGTGCATTAA